A genomic window from Terrisporobacter glycolicus ATCC 14880 = DSM 1288 includes:
- a CDS encoding aldose 1-epimerase family protein, which yields MSIKLMDKVYSKRDLRTHFGDYSSVAGVRRYSLLEGKSKGCNIIEIATGSGLIFEINETRGMDIGRCSYKSVPIAYQGYNKEVHSNYYETFADGWLRSFSGGLLVTCGLKSIGSPEEDNGEILPLHGRISNTPAERVNIEEYWEGENLYFKVSGKVRESKALNYNLELKRTILVQAGTNKIILNDMVENLGFNEEEFMLLYHFNIGHPILDKEAQLLINSKEVVPRDKNAKKQSESYDSYLEPTQDYKDIVYYHNLEDNNDFCTVAIVNEEIGMGITLKFNKSQLDCFTQWKFTGLGNYVAGIEPGNARVNGRSIERKEERLKTIKSDEEKHFSIEIEILTSNEEIDSYKNKYIFRRNII from the coding sequence ATGTCAATAAAGTTGATGGATAAAGTCTATTCAAAAAGAGATTTAAGAACTCATTTTGGAGATTACTCATCTGTTGCAGGAGTTCGTAGATATTCTTTATTAGAAGGCAAATCTAAAGGCTGTAATATTATAGAAATTGCTACAGGAAGTGGATTAATCTTTGAAATCAATGAAACAAGAGGTATGGATATAGGAAGATGCAGTTATAAGTCAGTTCCTATTGCATATCAAGGATACAACAAAGAAGTACATTCTAATTATTATGAAACATTTGCAGATGGATGGTTAAGAAGCTTTTCTGGAGGATTGTTGGTAACATGTGGGTTAAAATCCATCGGTTCACCAGAAGAAGACAATGGTGAAATTCTTCCACTTCATGGTCGAATATCAAATACACCAGCAGAAAGAGTAAATATAGAAGAATATTGGGAGGGTGAAAATCTTTACTTTAAAGTATCTGGCAAAGTACGTGAATCCAAAGCTTTAAATTATAACTTAGAACTAAAACGTACAATTTTAGTTCAAGCAGGTACAAATAAAATTATTCTTAATGATATGGTAGAAAATCTAGGATTCAATGAAGAAGAATTTATGTTACTTTATCATTTTAATATAGGTCATCCCATACTTGATAAAGAAGCTCAACTATTGATAAATTCCAAAGAAGTAGTTCCACGAGATAAAAATGCAAAAAAACAAAGTGAGTCTTATGACTCTTACCTTGAACCTACACAAGATTATAAAGATATTGTGTATTATCACAACTTAGAGGATAATAATGATTTCTGTACAGTAGCAATTGTAAATGAAGAAATTGGTATGGGAATAACTTTAAAATTCAACAAGTCACAACTAGATTGTTTTACTCAGTGGAAATTTACGGGACTAGGAAATTATGTTGCCGGAATTGAGCCAGGCAATGCACGTGTAAACGGTAGAAGTATAGAGCGAAAAGAGGAAAGATTAAAAACAATTAAGAGCGATGAAGAGAAACACTTTTCTATAGAAATAGAGATTTTAACATCAAATGAAGAAATTGACTCATATAAAAATAAATATATTTTTAGGAGGAATATAATATGA
- a CDS encoding PqqD family protein: protein MEVKKDFNLRKIAGEYILMPKNTSQIGYNGLISLNEVEALVWKNLEDCKSEEEILSLITNTYMVKKSDAKKDLGDFLKQLEAADII, encoded by the coding sequence ATGGAAGTTAAAAAAGATTTCAATCTGCGTAAAATTGCTGGAGAATATATTCTTATGCCCAAAAATACATCACAAATAGGTTACAATGGACTAATTAGTTTAAATGAAGTTGAAGCTTTGGTTTGGAAAAATTTAGAAGACTGCAAAAGTGAAGAGGAGATACTTTCCTTAATTACTAACACATATATGGTGAAAAAATCAGATGCAAAAAAGGATTTAGGGGACTTTTTGAAGCAATTGGAAGCAGCAGACATAATATAA
- a CDS encoding energy-coupling factor transporter transmembrane component T family protein, with protein sequence MSRAQTLYIEGDSIFHRLSGVSKILLFLTWTIITVMFLDIRVFIAMALISAVMLYFSKIPSKTLKPLLWMMVIFNIINVIFILLITPQYGSELVGTNTQLINIGYSYINKETLFYVLTISLKYAVLMPITAIFIFTTHPSEFASSLNKIGIPYKIAYAVNIAFRYIPDVQREYRDILDAQQARGLAFHKNEGSISEILKNYTTIFVPLVSSSIKRIETISNAMELRSFGKKKKRTWYSYKKLKGMDFTFIIICIIILASAVYLKNNIVTGFYYPL encoded by the coding sequence ATGAGTAGAGCCCAAACTCTTTATATTGAGGGTGACTCTATTTTTCATAGATTAAGTGGTGTAAGCAAAATACTATTATTTCTTACATGGACAATTATAACAGTAATGTTTCTTGATATAAGAGTGTTTATAGCTATGGCATTAATCAGTGCTGTAATGCTTTATTTTTCAAAAATACCATCAAAAACATTAAAACCACTACTATGGATGATGGTTATTTTCAATATAATAAATGTTATTTTTATACTACTAATCACCCCACAATACGGAAGTGAATTAGTAGGTACAAATACACAATTAATCAACATAGGATATTCATATATAAACAAAGAAACTCTATTCTATGTTTTAACTATATCATTAAAATATGCAGTATTAATGCCTATAACTGCCATATTTATATTCACAACACATCCAAGTGAATTTGCCAGTAGTTTAAACAAAATAGGTATTCCTTATAAGATAGCTTATGCTGTAAACATTGCATTTAGATATATCCCAGATGTTCAACGTGAATACAGGGATATTTTAGACGCTCAGCAAGCAAGAGGGCTAGCTTTCCATAAAAATGAAGGTAGTATAAGTGAGATTTTGAAAAACTATACTACAATATTTGTTCCTCTAGTTTCTTCTTCTATTAAAAGAATCGAAACCATTTCAAATGCTATGGAGCTAAGATCTTTCGGTAAGAAAAAGAAAAGAACATGGTATAGCTATAAAAAATTAAAAGGTATGGACTTTACTTTTATAATAATTTGTATAATAATTCTTGCTTCAGCAGTTTATTTAAAAAACAATATAGTAACAGGATTTTATTATCCTTTATAG
- a CDS encoding DUF5050 domain-containing protein — protein MSKLKKFLSIILIVGVIITCGFTKSVDGASVYGNSNSNISNGGYAAANGNYSYIRSSKIYKETKEANYYYIYRTYKNGSAKKQIVNNASEEPYINVVGKYMYYVGIYDSGNRYGIYRVKTDGTEKTRLISNYGYNPIIVKDNYLYYIKESVNSNYDEAMSLRCYSLSAKKTVSTLYTTSSRVIDNISLSGDYIYIVANGYDNSIIYKINTKTKKRTTVYKYKSGKKEESSIEDMVYYKGNIYYTVYNDKDSYNENDDTCEVYKISSTGKNNKCLSKNFTSSINLYNNKIYYINSSGNVCSMNLDGSNRKTIKKTSKHQWHYGINIAKSRIYFGKIVFDQYDEFDDILSDNIYRTTLSGGSITKM, from the coding sequence ATGAGTAAATTAAAGAAATTTTTATCTATTATATTAATAGTAGGAGTGATAATTACTTGCGGGTTTACAAAAAGTGTTGATGGGGCTTCAGTATATGGGAACAGTAATTCAAATATTAGTAATGGAGGGTATGCAGCTGCAAATGGAAACTACTCTTATATAAGAAGTAGCAAGATATATAAAGAAACTAAAGAGGCAAATTATTACTATATTTACAGAACTTATAAAAATGGAAGTGCAAAAAAACAAATAGTAAATAATGCATCAGAAGAACCATACATAAATGTAGTTGGCAAGTACATGTATTATGTGGGAATATACGACTCTGGTAATAGGTATGGTATTTATAGAGTTAAAACTGATGGGACTGAGAAAACTAGATTAATAAGCAATTATGGATACAATCCAATTATAGTAAAAGATAATTATTTATACTATATAAAAGAAAGCGTAAATAGTAATTATGATGAAGCAATGTCTTTGCGTTGTTACAGCTTATCAGCTAAAAAGACTGTTTCAACATTATATACTACATCATCAAGAGTGATAGATAATATATCCTTATCTGGCGACTATATCTATATAGTAGCAAATGGATATGATAATTCTATAATATACAAAATAAACACAAAAACTAAAAAAAGAACTACTGTTTATAAATATAAATCTGGCAAAAAAGAAGAATCTTCTATAGAAGATATGGTTTACTATAAAGGAAACATTTATTATACAGTTTATAATGATAAGGATTCTTACAATGAAAATGACGATACTTGTGAAGTATATAAGATATCATCTACTGGAAAAAATAACAAATGTTTATCGAAAAATTTCACTTCAAGCATAAACTTGTACAATAATAAAATTTATTATATTAATTCAAGTGGCAATGTATGTTCAATGAATTTAGATGGAAGTAACAGAAAAACTATAAAAAAAACAAGTAAGCATCAATGGCATTATGGTATAAATATTGCAAAGAGCAGAATTTATTTTGGAAAAATAGTATTTGATCAATATGATGAATTTGATGATATACTTAGCGACAATATATATAGAACAACCTTATCGGGTGGTTCTATAACTAAAATGTAG
- a CDS encoding LCP family protein, translated as MTQKNKKFKFTKIAVILLVLIIAIPLFTFYHFYSKLNTTSTKVEDAYKSKYETVDGITNILLLGTDGREKELAYRSDCMMIATIDSNNKNIKLTSLARDTYVDIPGKGKGKLNAAYFWGKEKLLFQTIEENFQIKLDKFIQVDFDNLMNIIFSIGGVEVDIKEYEIKSINEMIPGSYKQCTYSGKGNMELLTHSGKQRINGYQAIAYTRIRKVDSAINRDERQREVMLSVINTMKQEDFSKYPSLLNTLLPYVSTNLTPKDLINIAFTAYNFKPLTIKQGQFPIIDDVHIKGGTYKKAGWVWLYDLNSRKVLQDFINNDVDMDKNEYLKDNSNIQLNY; from the coding sequence TTGACTCAAAAAAATAAAAAATTTAAATTTACAAAAATTGCTGTTATTTTATTAGTACTAATAATAGCTATTCCATTATTCACTTTTTATCATTTTTATAGTAAATTAAATACAACAAGCACTAAAGTTGAAGATGCTTACAAATCAAAATACGAAACTGTGGATGGTATAACTAACATATTATTATTAGGTACTGATGGTAGGGAGAAAGAACTTGCCTATCGTTCTGACTGTATGATGATTGCCACTATCGATTCTAACAACAAAAATATTAAACTAACATCTCTTGCTCGTGATACTTATGTTGATATTCCAGGTAAAGGTAAGGGAAAACTTAATGCTGCTTATTTTTGGGGTAAAGAAAAGTTGCTATTCCAAACAATAGAGGAAAATTTCCAAATAAAGTTAGACAAATTTATTCAAGTTGATTTTGATAATTTAATGAATATTATATTTTCAATAGGTGGAGTAGAAGTAGATATTAAAGAATATGAAATTAAATCTATAAATGAAATGATACCAGGTTCTTACAAACAATGTACTTATTCTGGTAAGGGCAATATGGAACTTCTAACTCATTCAGGTAAACAAAGAATTAATGGCTATCAAGCTATTGCTTATACGAGAATAAGAAAAGTAGATAGTGCCATAAATAGAGATGAGAGACAAAGAGAAGTTATGCTATCTGTTATAAATACTATGAAGCAAGAAGATTTTTCTAAATATCCTAGTTTATTAAATACACTACTTCCATATGTATCTACAAATCTTACACCAAAGGATTTAATAAATATAGCATTTACTGCATACAACTTCAAGCCTTTAACTATAAAACAAGGGCAGTTCCCAATAATAGATGACGTTCATATTAAAGGTGGTACATACAAAAAAGCTGGTTGGGTTTGGTTATACGATTTAAACTCAAGAAAAGTTCTACAAGACTTTATAAATAACGATGTTGATATGGATAAGAACGAATATTTAAAAGATAATAGTAATATACAACTTAATTATTAA
- a CDS encoding D-lyxose/D-mannose family sugar isomerase, with protein MKRSEINSAIEYVIGKLDNFKLPLPPFAYYTPNQWKNLNETEKELVDNMLGWDVTDFGTGDFMKVGLTVFVFRNGNFYNKKEYPKSYCEKLLYVRDGQSLPYHFHWGKTEDIINRGGGDLEITIWQSDECEGFTNKDAIVTLDGKKVTVQAGGKVILKPGQSITLVPYQYHMWQGVPGTGDVMLFEVSTTNDDNVDNRFYKPQDRIPIVEEDAETKYLMFADYKNYVKF; from the coding sequence ATGAAAAGATCTGAAATAAACAGTGCTATAGAATATGTAATTGGGAAATTAGATAACTTTAAATTACCATTACCACCATTTGCCTACTATACACCTAATCAATGGAAAAATTTAAATGAAACTGAAAAAGAATTAGTTGATAATATGTTAGGATGGGATGTTACAGATTTTGGAACAGGGGATTTTATGAAAGTAGGTCTAACTGTATTTGTATTCCGTAATGGTAACTTTTATAATAAGAAAGAATATCCTAAATCATACTGTGAAAAACTTCTTTATGTACGTGATGGACAAAGCCTTCCATATCATTTCCACTGGGGTAAAACAGAAGATATAATTAATCGTGGTGGTGGTGATTTAGAGATAACAATTTGGCAGTCAGATGAATGTGAAGGGTTTACAAATAAAGATGCAATAGTTACATTAGATGGTAAAAAAGTTACTGTACAAGCAGGAGGTAAGGTTATTCTTAAACCTGGGCAAAGTATTACACTTGTACCTTATCAGTATCATATGTGGCAAGGGGTACCAGGTACAGGAGATGTTATGTTATTTGAAGTATCTACTACAAATGATGATAATGTGGATAATCGTTTTTATAAACCACAAGATAGAATACCAATTGTAGAAGAAGATGCAGAAACAAAATATTTGATGTTTGCAGATTATAAAAATTATGTAAAGTTTTAG
- a CDS encoding ABC transporter ATP-binding protein encodes MISFKNFSFKYNNVVDKTLKDINITINKGEKVLIVGPSGSGKSTLSHCLNGLIPFSYNGEMEGSIIVDNIKPYEESLSDISKKIGTIMQDQDSQFVGLCVGEDVAFSFENDAIPLNEMKVKVINALELVNMVDFINHSPYELSGGQKQRVSLAGVLGSNADVLLFDEPLANLDPASGKEIMQLINDIHKKTNKTIIIVEHRIEDVLEQPFDKVIIIDKGEVKAIGTPDEILKSDLLEKSGLREPLYVSAMKYANCNLENINNLREFNNLDEESKENIKNWLENNSKNASIKDNNNEEKILEINNLTFSHNKNKNTLENISFYVNKGEILAVVGNNGAGKSTLCRLITGILKYKEGSICLNNECIDSWSIKKRGSSIGYVMQNPNQMISQHMIKDEIGLGLKCRGYSKEEIDTKVKEVLKICGLYPYRNWPVGALSYGQKKRVTIASILAINPDVIILDEPTAGQDYKHYTEFMEFVKCLASKGISIILITHDMQLTLEYCDRAVVLSNGKKIADNKPSYILTDKNIIKQANLKETSLSTLAKAVSIKNTNDFVQFFIDYERQVKYNE; translated from the coding sequence ATGATAAGTTTTAAAAACTTTAGTTTTAAATATAATAATGTAGTTGATAAAACTTTAAAGGATATAAATATTACTATAAATAAGGGTGAAAAAGTCTTAATAGTAGGGCCAAGTGGTTCTGGAAAATCCACTCTTTCTCATTGTTTAAATGGACTTATTCCTTTTTCATACAATGGTGAAATGGAAGGTTCAATTATAGTAGACAATATTAAACCTTACGAAGAAAGTTTATCAGATATAAGTAAAAAAATTGGTACAATCATGCAAGACCAAGACTCTCAGTTTGTAGGTCTTTGTGTTGGTGAAGATGTGGCATTTAGTTTTGAAAATGATGCTATTCCTCTTAACGAAATGAAAGTTAAAGTTATTAATGCACTGGAATTAGTAAATATGGTTGATTTTATTAATCACAGTCCTTATGAATTATCTGGTGGTCAAAAGCAAAGAGTTTCTCTTGCTGGAGTTCTTGGAAGTAATGCTGATGTCTTACTTTTTGATGAGCCTTTGGCAAATCTAGATCCTGCCTCTGGAAAAGAAATTATGCAATTAATAAATGATATTCATAAAAAAACAAATAAAACTATTATAATAGTTGAGCATAGAATAGAAGATGTTCTAGAACAACCCTTTGATAAAGTTATTATTATAGACAAAGGTGAAGTTAAAGCTATTGGTACACCTGATGAAATTTTAAAATCAGATTTATTAGAAAAAAGTGGACTTAGAGAACCTCTTTACGTATCAGCTATGAAATATGCAAATTGTAATTTGGAAAATATAAATAATTTAAGGGAATTTAATAACTTGGATGAAGAATCTAAGGAAAATATAAAAAATTGGTTAGAGAATAATTCTAAAAATGCTTCTATAAAGGACAATAATAATGAAGAGAAAATCCTTGAGATAAATAATTTAACTTTTTCTCATAACAAAAATAAAAATACTTTAGAAAATATTTCTTTTTATGTTAATAAAGGCGAGATCTTAGCTGTTGTTGGAAATAATGGTGCAGGAAAATCAACTTTATGTAGACTTATAACAGGCATTTTAAAATACAAAGAAGGCAGTATATGTTTAAATAATGAATGTATAGACTCTTGGAGCATAAAGAAAAGAGGCTCTTCTATAGGATATGTAATGCAAAATCCAAATCAAATGATATCTCAACATATGATAAAAGATGAAATTGGTCTAGGATTAAAATGCAGAGGATATTCTAAGGAAGAAATTGATACAAAAGTTAAAGAAGTGTTAAAAATATGCGGTTTATATCCATATAGGAATTGGCCTGTTGGAGCCCTTAGCTATGGGCAAAAGAAAAGAGTAACTATAGCTTCCATATTGGCAATAAATCCAGATGTTATAATTCTTGACGAACCAACTGCTGGACAAGACTACAAACACTACACAGAATTTATGGAATTTGTAAAATGTTTGGCAAGCAAGGGAATTTCCATAATTCTTATAACTCACGATATGCAGTTAACTCTGGAATATTGTGACAGAGCTGTAGTACTTTCTAATGGTAAAAAAATAGCAGATAATAAACCATCATACATTTTAACTGATAAAAATATTATAAAACAAGCAAACTTAAAAGAAACGTCATTATCAACTTTAGCAAAAGCAGTTAGCATAAAAAATACAAATGATTTTGTACAATTCTTTATAGATTACGAAAGACAGGTGAAATACAATGAGTAG
- a CDS encoding S24/S26 family peptidase: MDNYVYSCKDGKEIVPIMEEIIKNGGQCKLRVTGYSMMPILKHLRDSVILTSSRNRQIKKGEIVFIKRNTGQFVLHRVYKIIDDNTFVMNGDAQQWVEVVKNNQVIGVCSKVIRNGIEISCDNWKYKSIIKIWQFFRPIRNHIFKINAIMKTIVKREGE; the protein is encoded by the coding sequence ATGGATAACTATGTATATAGCTGCAAAGATGGCAAAGAAATAGTACCTATTATGGAAGAAATAATAAAAAATGGGGGACAGTGTAAACTAAGAGTAACTGGATATTCTATGATGCCCATATTAAAACACCTTCGTGACAGTGTAATATTAACATCGTCAAGAAACAGACAAATTAAAAAGGGTGAAATTGTATTTATAAAAAGGAACACTGGGCAATTTGTACTTCATAGGGTATATAAAATAATAGATGATAACACTTTTGTCATGAATGGAGATGCACAACAGTGGGTAGAAGTTGTAAAAAATAATCAAGTTATAGGAGTTTGCTCTAAAGTTATAAGGAATGGTATAGAGATTTCCTGTGACAACTGGAAATATAAAAGTATAATAAAAATATGGCAATTTTTTAGACCAATTAGAAACCACATTTTTAAAATTAATGCTATTATGAAAACAATTGTTAAAAGAGAAGGCGAATAA
- a CDS encoding BglG family transcription antiterminator, with product MDILTCRQVDFIKLMLEEHEYKPIKYFTEKLNVSDKTLQKDLKIIGNYIIKFNIQIEAKRGYGILIDSNASSNIEFINSLNINLKDKNSVSVEQRRVEILKMLLLNSKSSTSINQLSEKYYVSKTSIVNDLRYIEEWLKKYNIKLSKTLEGTKILGKETDIRKSIASLLEDILDQDSYENDLPDVTRIELATFSALSNIFDLDSIMFIENIIWELEESLDYTISQPYYINLITHILICIKRLKEGNQIESNEDKIKTLDNLNEKVYENVINLIDKIHERYSVSVSNEEIYYIYKYIVSSGFGNTLDNNIFISENYINNSEEVTNMMIDTMSEFLNINLREDELLQKGLLLHIKPMLNRLNYDIQIKNPLLKEIEERFSEILGLCRLSIKLISPHYNINNISIDEISYLATYFQAAVERSVSSKRILVVCHSGYGTSQLLSTRLKRAFPQWTIVDIVSLHKLGDIDMKDIDFIVSTVDIDIKDKMYIVVSALLMERDINNIKNILMNASSENNNIDFNNLALEMEKNIYFNGNYNEEVDYILRNTKLEQVNLSKFYRIYINTSYKENKLITNIDNKNKSISLYILCNNYDYLKEILLDIYNLFICKKYINYITVCEREVDIIKLFKHVIRESIYEY from the coding sequence ATGGATATACTAACATGTAGACAAGTTGATTTTATTAAATTAATGTTAGAAGAGCATGAATATAAACCAATAAAATATTTCACAGAAAAATTAAATGTGTCTGATAAAACATTACAAAAGGACTTAAAGATTATTGGTAATTATATTATTAAATTTAATATTCAAATAGAAGCTAAAAGGGGATATGGGATATTAATTGACAGTAATGCTAGCTCTAATATTGAATTTATAAATAGTTTAAATATTAATTTAAAGGATAAAAATAGCGTTTCAGTAGAGCAAAGAAGAGTAGAAATATTAAAAATGTTATTATTAAATTCAAAGTCTAGCACGTCAATAAATCAATTATCTGAGAAGTACTATGTTAGTAAAACATCTATTGTCAATGATTTAAGATATATTGAGGAATGGCTAAAAAAATATAATATAAAATTAAGTAAAACTTTGGAAGGTACTAAAATACTGGGAAAAGAAACAGATATAAGAAAATCTATAGCTAGTTTATTGGAAGATATATTGGATCAAGATAGTTATGAAAACGATTTACCGGATGTTACACGAATTGAGCTAGCAACTTTTTCTGCTTTATCAAATATTTTTGATTTAGATTCTATTATGTTTATAGAAAACATAATATGGGAACTTGAAGAAAGTTTAGATTATACTATTAGTCAACCATATTATATAAACCTAATAACGCATATATTAATTTGTATTAAGAGATTAAAGGAAGGTAATCAAATAGAGTCCAATGAAGACAAGATAAAAACACTTGATAATTTAAATGAAAAAGTATATGAAAATGTTATAAATTTAATTGATAAAATACATGAAAGATATAGTGTTTCTGTAAGTAATGAAGAGATTTACTATATATACAAGTATATCGTTTCTTCTGGATTTGGAAACACACTTGATAATAATATATTTATATCTGAAAATTATATAAATAATAGTGAAGAAGTAACAAATATGATGATAGATACAATGTCAGAATTTCTTAATATAAACTTACGAGAAGATGAATTATTGCAAAAAGGTTTACTATTACATATAAAACCAATGTTAAATAGGTTAAATTATGATATTCAAATAAAAAATCCATTATTAAAGGAAATAGAAGAAAGATTTAGTGAAATATTGGGACTATGTAGATTATCTATAAAATTAATATCGCCACACTACAATATAAATAATATAAGTATAGATGAGATTTCGTATTTAGCGACTTATTTTCAAGCAGCAGTAGAAAGAAGTGTTAGTAGTAAGAGAATATTGGTTGTATGTCATAGTGGTTATGGCACATCGCAGTTGTTATCAACTAGACTAAAGAGGGCTTTCCCTCAATGGACCATAGTAGATATTGTATCATTACATAAATTAGGTGATATAGACATGAAAGATATAGATTTTATTGTATCTACTGTAGATATAGACATAAAAGATAAAATGTATATAGTTGTATCGGCCTTATTAATGGAGAGAGATATTAATAATATTAAAAACATACTTATGAATGCATCATCAGAAAATAATAATATAGATTTTAATAATTTAGCGCTCGAGATGGAAAAAAACATATATTTTAACGGAAATTATAATGAAGAAGTAGATTATATATTAAGAAATACAAAATTAGAGCAGGTTAATTTATCAAAATTTTATAGAATTTATATTAATACTTCATATAAAGAAAATAAATTAATAACTAATATAGATAATAAAAACAAATCTATTTCTCTCTATATATTATGTAATAATTACGACTACCTCAAAGAAATTTTACTTGATATATATAACTTATTTATTTGTAAAAAATATATTAATTATATAACAGTATGTGAAAGAGAAGTTGATATCATAAAGTTATTTAAACATGTAATAAGGGAGAGTATATATGAGTATTAG
- a CDS encoding PTS sugar transporter subunit IIA → MSIRDIVSNDCIDLDIKYTTKKEILEELIKKLHKSGFIADKDKFYEDLCFREKEGSTSIGNYIAIPHGQSSYVKRFSIAIGRTNLDVQWEDEDNFPVRLIILFAVPDSGDSKDELRTMAQMCRKLADDDLCYKLLKSQNYDEIVEIFS, encoded by the coding sequence ATGAGTATTAGAGATATAGTTAGTAATGATTGTATAGATTTAGATATAAAATATACCACAAAAAAAGAAATACTAGAAGAATTAATAAAAAAGCTACACAAAAGTGGATTTATTGCTGATAAAGACAAATTTTATGAAGATTTATGTTTTAGAGAAAAAGAAGGTTCAACTTCAATAGGAAATTACATAGCAATACCTCATGGACAATCAAGTTATGTTAAAAGGTTTTCTATAGCAATAGGTAGGACTAACTTAGACGTTCAATGGGAGGATGAGGATAATTTTCCAGTGAGGCTTATTATTCTTTTTGCAGTGCCAGATTCTGGCGACTCAAAAGATGAACTTCGTACAATGGCTCAAATGTGCAGGAAATTAGCTGATGATGATTTATGTTATAAATTATTAAAATCTCAAAATTATGATGAGATAGTTGAAATATTTTCTTAA
- a CDS encoding ECF-type riboflavin transporter substrate-binding protein, producing MIKIDTKTIVTIGVASALYGALGFVGIPIGPNTQLKPAIALLAIFSALFGPFVGFSMGFLGHMLTDMIAGWGIWWGWVASSGIMGLFMGLVFKCKKFSIKDGLCNKFHVSYLVITGVIGIILAFVFAAGFDVLVMGEPLDKMKIQAALAIFTNAIVFLGVGVPTILGFVRANKKNSGLKIED from the coding sequence ATGATCAAAATAGATACAAAAACAATAGTAACAATCGGTGTTGCTTCTGCTCTTTATGGAGCCTTAGGGTTTGTTGGAATACCCATAGGACCTAACACTCAATTAAAACCTGCCATAGCTTTGCTTGCTATATTCTCTGCTCTATTTGGTCCATTTGTTGGATTTTCAATGGGGTTTTTAGGACATATGTTAACTGATATGATTGCCGGTTGGGGAATCTGGTGGGGCTGGGTTGCAAGCTCTGGTATTATGGGTCTTTTTATGGGACTAGTTTTCAAATGCAAGAAATTTAGTATAAAAGATGGATTATGTAATAAGTTCCATGTTTCATATCTTGTGATTACAGGTGTGATTGGTATTATCTTAGCATTTGTATTTGCTGCAGGTTTTGACGTGCTTGTTATGGGTGAACCTTTAGATAAAATGAAAATTCAGGCAGCTCTTGCCATATTTACAAACGCAATAGTATTTTTAGGTGTTGGTGTTCCAACTATACTAGGTTTTGTTAGAGCAAATAAAAAAAATAGTGGGTTAAAGATTGAGGACTAA